Within the Bombus vancouverensis nearcticus chromosome 10, iyBomVanc1_principal, whole genome shotgun sequence genome, the region tttctctctctctctgtctctctctctatcCCTCTCTCTGCGCTCGCATGCACGTCAGTTGACATTCCGCTGCCGAAATCGCACGTTCTTCCACGACGTAACCACCTTCGTGACAGTTCCGTGGCGGTTGATTACTTGCGAAGTGATATGACACGCGTCTACGGTTCTATCGAACGTTTCTGTGATTTTTGAGTGAGACCATGCCATGCTCCGCGGTCGCGTGCTTCGATTAACGCATCGATCCGAGGCGAGGACTCGGACATACGCACGAATGGATCGAGGGACGATATAGTGATGTTCGTTTAGTCACTGCTGGTTTTGCAAAGATGACGAAGATACGCGTGTAATGTCGATTTCGAATATCGTGGGAGCTATCGATGCTGTTTACGCTGGCTGGAGCTGGAGAACTCGAGGACTTCGTTGATCTTTGCTTAGATAGAAAGCAACGAGTGTTAAATTGTGCATAAAGCTCTTGAGTAGATAGTAGTTGTAGAAACTACGACTTTAATGTATAATACATTTGATACAAGTATCAGATTGAGTGAACGAAAGAAAATGTATTTGTGATCCATATCAGCTCAAATATTATTATCGATTGTCAAAGACAATACCATTATTGCAAGGAGAACAATACGATTCTGTGATCGAAACAGAAGACCAATCGGTGGAAACGAAGTTTGGGGGGAAGAGGGGAGGGACAGCCGTGGTATGTTTCCTTCGTCAGCGGCGATGCTGAAGAATCTGCAACAAAGTGCAATGACCTCGCCGTTTTTGATGGAGAACTTGCTCCAGAGCAAGGCGTCGCCCGGTGCCGATTTAACCAGCTTGACCTTGAACTGGGCGGCGAGTCTGGTAGCGAGACAGCGAGAACGAGAATGCGAGGCGAACCTAAGGATCTCCAGGGAGAAGGTTTCGCCGTCGAGTGCAAATCAGGATCAGCTGGATCAACGATCCTCCACCGGTGCACGTGGCTCGGATCGTGGAAGTTCGATGATCGACTGCAGGGACCATCAACGAGGATCTTCCGGGAGGATCGATCGACAGAACGATCGCATGCACATTCTACGGGAGAAGGACGGTATGGAGAGGAGTCAGATCACGTACGTGGACGTGGACAACGAGAGAATCGACGGACACGTAATCGTGGATCGTTTATGCGCGATGGAGAGGCTCTGTAACGAGAGGATCGAGAACCGATCAAGTTCCGCGGTGGACTCGTGCAACTCGAACGTCGACGAGGATCCGACAAGTATCGAGATGGACGGAGGACTTCAAGGCGAGAGGGAAAAGGACGATGGAATTCTAGGAGGTGAACGCGTGACGGCATTACAGCCGGACAGGCGGTACGACCTTGGATGCAGAAACGTCATGCACACGTCCGATGAGATGACGATTCAAGGGGAGAGAGACGTGGCGGTCGAGCGTGTCGTCGACAGGATAGGTGAGAGAACGACCGCCTGTTCCTGCGGCGACGAGCAGTGCTTAGGACCCGCATGCAGAACCATCCAGGAGAAGGAGAAGCCGCAGCTGAAGTTCAGCGTCAACGCTATACTTGGCGGCAATCATGACAGGCGACCGCATTCGGGTAACTGTTCTAACTTGAGACCTGGCACGCGTTTATCGCCTGTGATTTTAGATTTAAGATACATAGTTTTGGTAGCTTTCGATCCGTAGATGAGATTGGAGAATAGATTCTTTGAAAAAGACGGTAATGCGAATCTTTCATACGCTTATGTTAAACAGTGATCTGCAATTTTTTATGTTAAATGTTAGATAAAGGATATACATAGGAACAACAGGAGTAGTGCCTTAAAACGTCGTCTTGTTGAATATAGTTATTTTCCAGGAATAATAATACTTGAAAAAGTAGTTACAAGATCGTCAATCGTTGTTTACTTAACGATCCTTGTCGTTAACGATCCTTATAATCTGTTAGCGATCCTTATTAAAGGCTGctttaatagaattttaatagAATCTTCGAATAAGGTATAGTAAATAGTCGGTTATAATACCGTCATCTCTAATTAAATTTCGCAGAGTTATCAGTTAGGAAGATAAGTTTCGGATTAACGAGCACGTCAGAAGAATCTTAGTCATCTCTGAGCATTTAGAGTGTTGAAACAAAGCTCACCACAAATCAGTGTCGCCAGCAGACTTCTGTCGTCGGTCCCTAAATCTCATCCGCACACCCTCAAGACGAGTCGCAGCGTGCGTGCAGGGTGGAGCAGGACGTCAGCTGGTCCGCCACTTACCTTCACCCCAATATTAAGCCCTTACGATTGGTGCCTATAATATTAGACAAGCGGCAGGATCAAATGATGTATTACCGTGCCTCTTATCGCGTTTCCTTATTCACAGTAATTCCGGCGACGTCGTCACGAAATTGCCCGTCCTATTACCGAACCTTCCGATTTATGACCGAACCGGTGACATAACTGTACCATGAAAATATCTCTATATTATCCTATTATCCTTTCGGTCATTTTATTAACGTAAAATACTTCTTTAACGTAGCTTACAACGAACGTTCCATTATTCTCTCGAATCGTTTCATCATTGACCACCGATTCGAAACAAACGATGAAATCAatcgaaaattcgtttctttcattctttaaaaaaagaaaaaagaaggaaaaaatagaaagaaagaaacagaagagaaaacgaaaaacacaTCACGTATCCGAACCACTTCAGTGTACATCAACCGTACAATCTCTTGCATCCCCGTCGTTCTTTTTTCCCTCCCTTCCTCTGTTTCATCCACCCTACCCTACCACTAACGAGTGATTGACACGAGTCGATAAAGTTCATGCACATACGATAAATACATAAACGGGTGCCGACCATGTTAGTGGGATAGAAAGCAGATAGGAAACCGAAAAGTGGGAACGAGACGAACGAGGAAAGAGAGAACCGAGAGATGGTTCATCAGTAGGGGGAGGGGGAGGGATACGTGTGGACGAATGTAGATAGGTGGAGAGGCAAATGTTGCATTTAACATTGGCGGATTGCATCCATGCGCCGGTGGAAGAGGAGAAGGTAACGTTGGGGAGATAGAGAAGAGTAGTCGGGGAAATTTGGTGCACTCGAAATAGGGGGGTGGGGTTTCATGCATTTGTCGGATAGCGGATGCATTGACCGTGCCACGTGCATGTGTTACATCCCTTCCTCTGCCACCCCCAACCCACCCTCTCCTCTTGCGTGAATCCATCGCCTCCGATAGACCCTCCAGCGTCCATGAGCTGTCTCCACCCCCTGACTCCCTCTTGATGCAACTCATCCCAACAATCCACCCCCTTCCTCCATCCCCCCTTTCTCCCCCTTCCTCCCCCTTCCTCCCTTCGCGACCATGGGTACTATCGTTCGGTCCGCTTGGTTTGTACGTCATGTCGAAATGTTGTGAAATAATTGCGCGAAAAAGTGATTGGCAACAAACTCGAAATTCATCGACGGACGCGAACGAACGCCGTGGCAACGTGGAGTTAGGTATGGAAGGGGTTGGCGCGGCGCACGGTCTGGAGTGGATGGGCGTTTGACGAGAGAGCGACGTTAAATTTCGAATAGCATTTTCGCCAATCGTTGTGCGATTTACCAGATCCTCGCACTCTTTCGCTCTCCGTTCTCGTCTTCCTCTCTTTTGCAGTGCGTGGCGCGTGCTGTTTCCGTCTCTCTCCCCGGTGCCACGCTTTTATTCGTCCCCCCTTGCTCTTCTCTTTCGCCAACCCCCCTTCCCACCGCCCCGTTGCCGCCTGTTTCTCGTTGTTGTTTGTCGCTATTATTGATATTTTTCGATATCGAGCGTGACACGACCGGAGACTCGTGTAGATGGATGGCGAAATGCGTGTACCCCGTgccgttttattattttttttctttttccgtcCTCGCTTTTTCGATCACTCTTTGGAAGTAACTCGTCTACGTTGCCAGAAATTTAATTACAGAGACCTTTGGATCGTAAGTTGCGttaaaaacaaattggaagGGCAACTGCGATAAGCAGATAGTccaattttccaatatttcgaTAAACCATCGAAAACCAACTCAAAATGAAAATCCATCGAACATTT harbors:
- the Dbx gene encoding homeobox protein Dbx, whose amino-acid sequence is MFPSSAAMLKNLQQSAMTSPFLMENLLQSKASPGADLTSLTLNWAASLVARQRERECEANLRISREKVSPSSANQDQLDQRSSTGARGSDRGSSMIDCRDHQRGSSGRIDRQNDRMHILREKDGMERSQITYVDVDNERIDGHVIVDRLCAMERLCNERIENRSSSAVDSCNSNVDEDPTSIEMDGGLQGEREKDDGILGGERVTALQPDRRYDLGCRNVMHTSDEMTIQGERDVAVERVVDRIGERTTACSCGDEQCLGPACRTIQEKEKPQLKFSVNAILGGNHDRRPHSENFQGLPPEAIPAFLQNLQNSASYSIAKPIARPAAYHPYHRPSHQPPQRHLPPNAHHTLQQLFYRGPYLTVAGSGTGGHHPGAPGGGTAFPGAIQGGLGDFTSTGLVFPWATNARGKPRRGMMRRAVFSDLQRRGLEKRFQIQKYISKPDRKKLAEKLGLKDSQVKIWFQNRRMKWRNSKERELLATGGSREQTLPNKNNPNPDLSDADGDRPRMDLSDVSPLTSPQRPEEQTENEEDEEINVT